The following are encoded in a window of Sinorhizobium sojae CCBAU 05684 genomic DNA:
- a CDS encoding Gfo/Idh/MocA family protein: MAIEGSSKETRQEPIRLGMVGGGSGAFIGAVHRIAARLDDHFQLVAGALSSTPDRARASGRELGLDPSRIYSDFREMAIREAKLKSGIEAVAIVTPNHVHYAAAKEFLKRGIHVICDKPLTSTLADAKKLKRAADESDALFVLTHNYTGYPMVRQAREMIANGEIGAVRLVQMEYPQDWLTESIEQSGQKQAAWRTDPARSGAGGSTGDIGTHAYNLGCFVSGLELEELAADLDSFVPGRQLDDNAHVMLRFKEKDGARAKGMLWCSQVAPGNENGLMLRVYGSKGGLEWTQKDPNYLWYTPFGEPKRLLTRAGAGASPAAARVSRIPSGHPEGYLEAFANIYTEAARAIHARRNGETVDPAVTYPTIDDGMKGMIFVDACVRSSKRNGAWIKVGGLGDGRDNSAVAG, translated from the coding sequence ATGGCAATTGAGGGAAGCAGTAAGGAAACGCGTCAAGAGCCCATCCGCCTTGGCATGGTCGGCGGCGGCTCCGGCGCCTTCATCGGCGCGGTGCATCGCATCGCCGCGAGGCTCGACGATCACTTCCAGTTGGTCGCCGGCGCTCTGTCGTCGACGCCGGACAGGGCCCGGGCCTCGGGCCGCGAACTCGGCCTCGACCCTTCACGCATCTATTCCGATTTCAGGGAAATGGCGATCCGCGAGGCGAAGCTGAAGAGCGGCATCGAGGCGGTGGCGATCGTCACGCCCAATCACGTGCATTATGCCGCCGCCAAGGAGTTCCTGAAGCGTGGCATCCATGTGATCTGCGACAAGCCGCTGACCTCGACACTTGCTGACGCGAAGAAGCTCAAGCGGGCGGCGGATGAGAGCGATGCGCTCTTCGTGCTGACGCATAATTACACCGGCTATCCGATGGTGCGGCAGGCGCGCGAGATGATCGCGAACGGGGAGATCGGCGCCGTCCGCCTCGTTCAGATGGAATATCCGCAGGACTGGCTGACCGAGAGCATCGAGCAGTCCGGCCAGAAACAGGCCGCGTGGCGGACCGATCCGGCGCGCTCTGGCGCCGGCGGTTCGACCGGCGATATCGGCACGCATGCCTATAATCTCGGCTGCTTCGTATCCGGACTGGAATTGGAGGAGCTTGCGGCCGACCTCGACAGTTTCGTTCCCGGCCGTCAGCTCGACGACAACGCCCACGTGATGCTGCGTTTCAAGGAGAAGGACGGTGCGCGCGCCAAAGGCATGCTCTGGTGCAGCCAGGTGGCGCCCGGTAACGAAAACGGACTGATGCTGCGCGTCTATGGCAGCAAGGGCGGTCTCGAATGGACGCAGAAGGATCCCAATTATCTCTGGTATACGCCCTTCGGCGAGCCGAAGCGCCTGCTGACCCGCGCCGGTGCCGGCGCGTCTCCGGCCGCTGCCCGTGTATCACGCATTCCTTCGGGCCATCCGGAAGGCTATCTCGAAGCCTTTGCCAATATCTATACGGAAGCGGCGCGGGCGATCCATGCCAGGCGCAACGGCGAGACGGTGGACCCGGCCGTCACTTATCCGACAATTGACGACGGTATGAAGGGCATGATCTTTGTCGACGCCTGCGTTCGCTCCTCGAAGCGCAACGGTGCCTGGATAAAGGTTGGAGGCCTGGGCGATGGGCGGGACAACTCTGCGGTCGCGGGTTGA
- a CDS encoding CYTH domain-containing protein — translation MAKEIERKFLVGSDGWKNHADKGIRLRQAYIVTMEDRSVRVRIHGNKWARLTIKIGKSSLVRNEYEYDLPMDDARELLTQAVGIVIEKRRFRVPHKGFTWEVDVYEGALEGLVVAEVEMKRESDLPALPAWLGREITGDRRYSNQALATEGVLVAQP, via the coding sequence ATGGCGAAGGAGATCGAACGAAAATTCCTGGTCGGGTCCGACGGCTGGAAAAACCACGCCGACAAAGGCATCAGGCTCCGGCAGGCCTATATCGTGACCATGGAGGACCGTTCGGTGCGGGTCCGCATTCACGGCAATAAATGGGCGCGCCTGACTATAAAGATCGGCAAATCCTCGCTCGTTCGCAATGAATACGAATATGATCTGCCGATGGACGACGCCCGCGAGCTGTTGACCCAGGCAGTCGGCATCGTCATCGAGAAGCGGCGCTTTCGCGTGCCGCACAAGGGTTTCACCTGGGAGGTCGACGTTTACGAGGGCGCGCTCGAAGGACTCGTCGTCGCCGAGGTGGAAATGAAGCGGGAATCGGATCTGCCTGCGTTGCCGGCTTGGCTGGGGCGGGAAATAACCGGCGACCGCCGCTACTCCAACCAGGCGCTTGCCACCGAAGGGGTTCTGGTGGCGCAGCCATGA
- a CDS encoding nickel/cobalt transporter, giving the protein MLNVRRIGGALAAALLLTVLCATMASAQSPLGIGSAEPSIPTTGLFGGFFAWVNAEQQGFYRMLTGALKAMRENPGQLWSLVGLSFTYGVLHAAGPGHGKAVISSYMIANETELKRGVLLSFLSSMLQGVVAILLIGAVYLVLRGSSINMTRATHSLEVASYALIAAFGGWLLFRKLRSRVRPALAVGHAHDEHDHRHIHHGHDGHHHGPGEVCATCGHAHAPDPTMLKGDRFALREAWSAIVAVGLRPCSGALIVLSFALLNGLYLGGVLSVFAMSIGTAITVSILATMAVTAKGIAVRYASSHSAAARISSTIEIAGALLVLVLGLVLLGAALQG; this is encoded by the coding sequence ATGCTGAACGTCCGCAGGATCGGCGGCGCGCTTGCGGCCGCGCTTTTGTTGACGGTCCTTTGCGCGACCATGGCGAGCGCCCAGTCGCCGCTCGGCATCGGCTCTGCCGAGCCCTCCATCCCGACGACCGGCCTGTTCGGCGGCTTCTTCGCCTGGGTCAATGCCGAACAGCAGGGCTTCTACCGAATGCTGACCGGCGCGCTCAAGGCTATGCGCGAAAATCCTGGGCAGCTCTGGTCGCTGGTGGGGCTTTCCTTCACCTATGGCGTTCTCCACGCCGCCGGCCCGGGCCACGGCAAGGCCGTCATTTCCTCCTACATGATCGCCAACGAGACGGAACTCAAGCGCGGCGTGCTCCTGTCGTTCCTCTCCTCCATGCTCCAGGGCGTCGTGGCCATCCTCCTGATCGGCGCCGTATACCTCGTGCTTCGCGGCTCTTCGATCAACATGACCCGCGCCACCCACTCGCTGGAGGTCGCAAGCTACGCGCTGATCGCCGCTTTCGGCGGATGGCTGCTCTTTCGCAAGCTTCGATCGCGGGTGCGGCCGGCGCTTGCCGTCGGTCATGCGCATGACGAGCATGATCACCGCCATATTCATCATGGTCATGACGGCCACCACCATGGGCCGGGCGAAGTCTGCGCCACCTGCGGCCATGCCCACGCCCCTGATCCGACGATGTTGAAAGGCGACCGCTTCGCGCTCAGAGAAGCCTGGTCGGCGATCGTCGCCGTGGGCCTGCGCCCCTGCTCCGGCGCGCTGATCGTACTGTCCTTCGCGCTGCTGAACGGGCTCTATCTCGGCGGGGTTCTCTCGGTCTTCGCCATGTCGATCGGCACGGCCATCACCGTTTCCATCCTCGCCACCATGGCAGTCACCGCCAAGGGCATTGCCGTCCGCTACGCCTCAAGCCACTCGGCAGCGGCGCGCATCTCCAGTACCATCGAGATCGCCGGTGCGCTTCTGGTTCTTGTTCTCGGGCTTGTGCTTTTGGGCGCCGCGCTCCAGGGTTGA
- a CDS encoding GNAT family N-acetyltransferase — protein MRDLANWTACPAPQPVTIEGRYVRLEAYDRAAHLEALWHDAFGGLAINPLLKYFTQDDFSGIEDFGAWLSAVQTKSGWITEVFRDRATDKVVGMANYMRADAANGVVEVGGVAHGPAMARSALSTEAHYLMARHVFEDLGYRRYEWKCHSENQPSRTAALRLGFTFEGIFRQHMISKHANRDTAWYSIIDREWPPIRTAFETWLSPGNFDGEGHQRRRLEDIRAELSVKEQA, from the coding sequence ATGCGTGATCTTGCCAATTGGACGGCCTGCCCTGCGCCGCAACCCGTGACGATCGAGGGGCGCTACGTGCGCCTGGAGGCCTACGACCGGGCGGCGCATCTCGAGGCGCTCTGGCATGACGCCTTTGGTGGTCTTGCGATCAATCCGCTGCTCAAATATTTCACCCAGGATGATTTTTCCGGCATCGAGGACTTCGGTGCCTGGCTATCCGCCGTGCAGACGAAATCCGGCTGGATCACGGAGGTATTTCGCGATCGGGCGACGGACAAGGTCGTCGGCATGGCGAACTATATGCGTGCCGACGCAGCCAATGGTGTCGTGGAGGTCGGTGGCGTTGCGCACGGACCCGCCATGGCGCGCTCGGCCCTTTCGACGGAAGCGCATTACCTGATGGCGCGACACGTCTTCGAGGATCTCGGCTATCGGCGCTACGAGTGGAAATGCCATAGCGAAAACCAGCCGAGCCGCACCGCTGCGCTGCGGCTCGGCTTCACCTTCGAGGGGATTTTCCGCCAGCACATGATTTCCAAGCATGCCAATCGCGACACGGCGTGGTATTCGATCATCGATCGCGAATGGCCGCCTATCAGGACAGCCTTCGAAACTTGGCTCTCGCCCGGCAATTTCGACGGCGAGGGGCACCAGCGGCGGCGGTTAGAGGATATCCGCGCGGAGCTTTCGGTAAAGGAGCAGGCGTGA
- the trhO gene encoding oxygen-dependent tRNA uridine(34) hydroxylase TrhO, with protein sequence MTDTFTTPRPETHGQYLVAALYHFVSFPRFAEFREPLQIVCDENRVKGTLLIAREGINGTIAGTDEGIAAVLAYLRAQPEFDRLEHKESRASSMPFLRMKVRLKKEIVTMGVDNIDPNRVVGTYVEPRDWNALISDPDTLVIDTRNDYETAIGLFRGAVDPKTKTFREFPDWVRNHSGLHNKPKIAMYCTGGIRCEKATAFMKEQGFDEVYHLKGGILKYLEEISSEESLWEGACFVFDERVSVTHGLQEGEHTLCHACRQPLTPEDLLSPLHEEGVSCVHCHEERSEEDRERYRERQRQIALAKKRGDRHLGS encoded by the coding sequence ATGACCGACACCTTCACGACACCGCGCCCGGAGACGCACGGCCAGTACCTGGTTGCCGCGCTCTATCACTTTGTTTCGTTCCCGCGCTTTGCCGAATTCCGCGAGCCGCTGCAGATCGTCTGCGACGAAAACCGCGTCAAGGGCACGCTGCTCATCGCCCGTGAAGGCATCAACGGCACGATCGCGGGCACCGACGAAGGGATCGCGGCAGTGCTCGCCTATCTGCGCGCGCAGCCCGAATTCGACCGCCTTGAGCACAAGGAGAGCCGTGCCTCGTCCATGCCCTTCCTGCGCATGAAGGTGCGACTGAAGAAGGAGATCGTCACCATGGGGGTTGACAACATCGACCCCAACCGTGTGGTAGGCACCTATGTGGAGCCGAGGGACTGGAACGCGCTGATCTCCGATCCCGACACGCTCGTCATCGATACGCGCAATGACTACGAGACCGCGATCGGCCTCTTCCGCGGTGCCGTGGATCCGAAGACGAAGACGTTCCGGGAGTTTCCCGACTGGGTCCGCAACCATAGCGGCCTGCACAACAAGCCGAAGATCGCCATGTACTGCACCGGCGGTATCCGATGCGAGAAGGCGACCGCTTTCATGAAGGAACAGGGCTTCGACGAGGTCTACCATCTCAAGGGCGGCATCCTCAAATATCTGGAGGAGATCTCTTCGGAGGAGAGTCTTTGGGAGGGCGCCTGCTTCGTCTTCGACGAGCGCGTTTCGGTCACCCACGGCCTTCAAGAAGGCGAGCACACGCTCTGCCATGCCTGCCGCCAGCCCTTGACGCCGGAAGACCTGCTCTCGCCCCTCCACGAGGAGGGCGTCTCCTGCGTGCACTGTCACGAAGAACGCAGTGAAGAGGATCGCGAGCGCTACCGAGAGCGGCAGCGGCAGATCGCCCTGGCGAAGAAGCGCGGGGATCGGCATCTGGGGAGTTAG
- a CDS encoding CHAD domain-containing protein: MTYAFGPTRPFTEDFRALAAEQIECAMTVLKDQPAGVHVAIHDARKNFKRLRALYRLVACDAAVFQKQENARLRDMARNLSIVREAAALVENASYLRAHAASEEQQVALDKVCSILAARRDRIAERQTDLEGKICVTIAGCERALSALSRVSFHDGRRKSAARLERGWRLALERAARARVACKTGTDAVLFHELRKRAQDYRMHLALLREVWPSAMQAKRSDARELVDLLGHLNDLSTLTSLIDEEPEVARDSQNQAHLLSAVIARQEELRHEALQRAKAVFLDAPERESRTVELLWLEAAR, translated from the coding sequence ATGACCTATGCCTTTGGCCCTACCCGGCCCTTCACCGAGGACTTTCGGGCGCTCGCTGCCGAGCAGATCGAGTGCGCAATGACGGTGCTGAAGGACCAGCCTGCGGGCGTGCATGTGGCGATCCACGACGCCCGCAAGAATTTCAAGCGCCTACGTGCGCTTTACCGGCTCGTGGCTTGCGATGCCGCGGTATTCCAGAAACAGGAAAACGCCCGACTTCGGGACATGGCGCGGAATCTGTCGATTGTACGCGAAGCGGCCGCGCTTGTCGAAAACGCCAGTTACCTGCGCGCTCATGCGGCAAGCGAGGAACAGCAGGTCGCTTTGGACAAGGTCTGCTCGATCCTCGCGGCCCGCCGCGACCGGATCGCCGAAAGACAAACCGATCTCGAGGGGAAAATCTGTGTGACCATCGCCGGCTGCGAACGGGCGCTTTCGGCGCTTTCACGGGTCTCCTTCCACGATGGCAGGCGAAAATCGGCCGCCCGATTGGAAAGGGGTTGGCGGCTGGCGCTGGAACGCGCTGCGCGCGCAAGGGTCGCCTGCAAAACGGGCACCGACGCAGTCCTCTTTCACGAGTTGCGCAAGCGTGCCCAGGACTACCGAATGCATTTGGCTCTCCTCAGGGAAGTATGGCCATCAGCCATGCAGGCAAAGCGGTCAGACGCCAGGGAACTGGTCGACCTGCTCGGCCACCTGAACGACCTCTCCACCCTGACGTCGCTAATAGACGAAGAGCCGGAGGTCGCCCGCGACAGCCAGAACCAGGCGCACCTGCTTTCCGCCGTCATCGCCCGCCAGGAAGAACTTCGGCACGAGGCTCTGCAGCGGGCGAAGGCCGTTTTTCTCGACGCGCCGGAGCGGGAGAGCCGGACGGTCGAATTGCTCTGGCTCGAGGCGGCGCGATAG
- a CDS encoding tellurite resistance TerB family protein, which produces MFDAKKLLDQFLGSQVPGAGGTVRDRADQVTKLAQDNPLATGTIAAVLLGTKSGRKLAGNAAVLGGLAAIAGLGYQAYRKYQAGQSPAAEPAAAAPAQLPAPPADSGFVAPEAMSDDFARVLVRAMIAAARADGHIDEAERSRIIDKLSISGLSADAAAFLESELANPIDLDAIIAAGKTEEERVEIYTASRLAIEPESRAERGYLDLLAGRLGLADALVDHIEATVAAAKVPA; this is translated from the coding sequence ATGTTCGACGCGAAGAAATTGCTGGATCAGTTCCTGGGTTCGCAGGTGCCCGGTGCCGGCGGCACGGTTCGTGACCGCGCGGACCAGGTGACGAAGCTCGCCCAGGACAATCCCTTGGCAACGGGCACGATCGCAGCGGTCCTGCTCGGCACCAAGTCCGGCCGCAAGCTGGCCGGCAATGCGGCGGTTCTTGGCGGCCTGGCGGCGATCGCGGGCCTTGGATACCAGGCCTACAGGAAGTACCAGGCGGGCCAGTCGCCTGCCGCCGAGCCCGCAGCCGCAGCACCAGCGCAACTACCGGCGCCGCCAGCCGATTCCGGCTTCGTCGCGCCGGAGGCGATGAGCGATGACTTCGCCCGGGTACTCGTCCGCGCCATGATCGCCGCCGCCCGGGCGGATGGGCACATCGACGAGGCCGAGCGGAGCCGCATCATCGACAAACTGTCCATTTCCGGACTTTCGGCAGACGCGGCCGCCTTCCTCGAAAGCGAACTGGCAAACCCGATCGACCTCGACGCGATCATTGCCGCGGGGAAGACGGAGGAGGAAAGAGTGGAGATCTATACGGCCTCGCGCCTTGCGATCGAGCCGGAAAGCCGCGCCGAGCGCGGTTACCTCGATCTGCTGGCCGGCCGACTTGGTCTTGCCGATGCGCTGGTTGACCACATCGAGGCGACGGTTGCGGCAGCGAAGGTTCCAGCCTGA
- a CDS encoding 2-dehydro-3-deoxy-phosphogluconate aldolase yields the protein MSVKTDKLLSILKLQPVVPVLVIDDAATAVPLARALVAGGLKAIEITLRTPAALEAIRAVADEVDGAVAGAGTILNAAQFEAAVEAGSQFIVSPGTTQELIDVANDHEVPLLPGAATASEVMGLREEGYEVMKFFPAEQAGGAAYLKSLSSPLAGSLFCPTGGISLANARDYLSLPNVVCVGGSWVAPKDLVAKGDWAGITKLAAEAAALRV from the coding sequence ATGAGCGTCAAGACCGACAAGCTTCTTTCCATCCTCAAGCTGCAACCGGTGGTGCCGGTCTTGGTGATCGATGACGCGGCAACCGCCGTACCGCTTGCTCGGGCGCTGGTTGCCGGCGGCCTTAAGGCAATCGAGATCACGCTGCGCACGCCGGCGGCGCTCGAGGCGATCCGCGCGGTGGCAGACGAGGTCGATGGCGCGGTTGCCGGCGCCGGGACGATCCTCAATGCGGCGCAGTTCGAAGCGGCCGTCGAGGCAGGGTCGCAATTCATCGTCAGCCCCGGCACGACGCAGGAACTGATCGACGTCGCCAATGACCACGAGGTGCCGCTGCTGCCCGGCGCGGCAACGGCAAGCGAAGTGATGGGCCTGCGTGAGGAAGGTTACGAAGTGATGAAATTCTTCCCGGCCGAGCAGGCCGGTGGCGCTGCCTATCTGAAGTCGCTCTCCTCGCCGCTCGCCGGCAGCCTGTTCTGCCCGACCGGCGGCATCTCGCTCGCCAACGCCCGCGATTATCTCTCGCTGCCGAACGTCGTCTGCGTCGGCGGTTCGTGGGTGGCGCCGAAGGACCTCGTCGCCAAGGGTGACTGGGCCGGCATCACCAAGCTCGCCGCGGAGGCGGCTGCGCTGAGGGTTTGA
- a CDS encoding GH1 family beta-glucosidase, which yields MIDAKKLAERFPDDFVFGVATASFQIEGASKTDGRKPSIWDAFSNMPGRVFGRHNGDVACDHYNRLEQDLDLIKSLGVEAYRFSIAWPRIIPEGTGPVNEKGLDFYDRLVDGLKARGIKAFATLYHWDLPLALMGDGGWTARTTAYAYQRYAKTVIARLGDRLDAVATFNEPWCSVWLGHLYGIHAPGEHNMDAALAALHFTNLAHGLGVGAIRSERPDLPVGIVINAHSVYPDSDSAEDKAAADRAFDFHNGVFFDPVFKGEYPEGFLAALGSRMPPIEDGDMATIAQPLDWWGLNYYTPMRVSHDQAPSAEYPATANAKPASDVKTDIGWEVCAPALGALVETLNARYALPDCYITENGACYNMGVEKGAVDDQPRLDYIADHLSVTADLIAKGYPMRGYFAWSLMDNFEWAEGYRMRFGIVHVDYETQVRTIKKSGHWYKELAEQFPRGNRKAA from the coding sequence ATGATCGACGCCAAGAAACTCGCAGAACGCTTTCCGGACGACTTTGTCTTCGGCGTTGCCACGGCCTCCTTCCAGATCGAGGGCGCTAGCAAAACGGACGGACGCAAGCCGTCGATCTGGGATGCCTTCTCCAACATGCCCGGCCGCGTTTTCGGGCGCCATAATGGCGACGTCGCCTGCGACCACTACAACAGACTGGAGCAGGACCTCGATCTGATTAAGAGCCTCGGCGTCGAGGCCTATCGCTTTTCGATCGCCTGGCCACGCATCATTCCGGAAGGCACGGGACCGGTCAACGAGAAGGGGCTCGACTTCTATGATCGGCTCGTCGACGGCCTCAAGGCTCGCGGCATCAAGGCGTTTGCCACGCTCTACCACTGGGATCTGCCACTGGCCCTGATGGGTGACGGCGGCTGGACGGCGCGGACCACCGCCTATGCCTATCAGCGCTATGCGAAGACGGTAATCGCCCGCCTCGGCGACCGCCTCGATGCGGTGGCGACCTTCAACGAGCCCTGGTGCTCCGTCTGGCTCGGGCATCTCTACGGCATCCATGCGCCAGGCGAGCACAACATGGATGCGGCGCTTGCCGCACTTCATTTTACCAACCTCGCCCACGGTCTCGGCGTCGGCGCGATCCGCTCCGAGCGGCCGGACCTCCCGGTCGGCATCGTTATCAACGCCCATTCGGTCTATCCCGACAGCGACAGCGCCGAGGACAAGGCCGCGGCCGATCGCGCTTTCGATTTCCACAACGGCGTTTTCTTCGATCCGGTCTTCAAGGGCGAATATCCCGAAGGCTTCCTCGCCGCGCTCGGTTCCCGCATGCCGCCGATCGAGGACGGCGACATGGCGACGATCGCGCAGCCGCTCGACTGGTGGGGGCTCAACTATTACACGCCGATGCGCGTCTCGCACGATCAGGCCCCGAGCGCCGAATATCCGGCTACGGCCAATGCCAAGCCGGCCAGCGACGTAAAGACCGATATCGGCTGGGAGGTCTGTGCGCCGGCGCTCGGCGCCTTGGTCGAAACGCTGAACGCCCGCTACGCACTGCCGGACTGCTACATCACCGAAAACGGCGCCTGCTACAACATGGGTGTCGAGAAGGGCGCTGTCGACGACCAGCCGCGGCTCGACTACATCGCCGACCATCTCTCTGTGACGGCCGATCTGATCGCCAAGGGTTACCCGATGCGCGGCTACTTCGCCTGGAGCCTCATGGACAATTTCGAATGGGCCGAAGGCTACCGCATGCGCTTCGGCATCGTCCATGTCGACTACGAGACGCAGGTTCGCACCATCAAGAAAAGCGGCCATTGGTACAAGGAACTGGCGGAACAGTTCCCGAGGGGAAACCGAAAGGCTGCGTGA